From one Pecten maximus chromosome 8, xPecMax1.1, whole genome shotgun sequence genomic stretch:
- the LOC117332187 gene encoding suppressor of tumorigenicity 14 protein-like produces MAVTVLLLYFGLLVSASYGDLIKTSGGLALSNAKQPGSGIATSQNVRPDSGHSGCGGPAQLTHNHGHFSSTRNASVTLYENNIQCHWRIHSTSGNIIRLRALSFDLEDDNECDNDYLAVYDGKNTRSNLIGKFCGNASVELISSDRYLSLFFVTNSHRQATGFNFTYDFVQASTGCGGNFYRCANNRCVPKLGICDGHNQCGDASDEENCATSGACSGTEHECPDNTCIPKEWVCDGSDDCGDLADEDNCGKQTGLSGCRNSAWQNGTCGSFSSMDYTGPISEYENDTECHWDINVPDGKFIKLTFDPDFEIEDGHAVCDTDRLTILNGKDHSLIDEYCGMTAPDPIIIPNDHALVKFFSDEELSYKGFMIHWEAVDAAGLPTEVKHDAGPYGCDQWINYTGPGIIQTPNFGPGNNYLDNTTCVWRIFGPEGYVIKVHFNEFGVEGSFLCKFDSVRIYDGPSTGDDLLATICGRRLPRDEWSKSNNMMIAFYADRSFNAQGLNATFDAVKVVSNPQSHESACTKKVTLRGDHGTLTSDLYDGATEYPNDLFCRWTIVAPAGKVITLTFNTFETEEDKDCQNDFLRITEGHKNRHLCGFVYPEYITSHGRNMDIQFVTDESIGGFGFNITYDIHDPIPDCPHADDFRCNDNSCIRVNQVCNGQNDCPGGTEEIVCGNVPTCGIPAITPSTGNTKIVGGKVAIPNSLPWQVSLRFLGSHMCGGTLIAPQWIATAAHCFEYNRNPKNWKIYAGKQHEKKDDPHQQLRDVVKILIHDQYNSAASDNDISLLKVDPPFSINDFVSVACLPTEEAPDGMECMSSGWGDTKGTGGEGLLKQVTLPVVNLQKCNGSDLLDGEVTANMICAGFDSGGHDTCQGDSGGPFICKLSGKWQMEGIVSWGYGCAKPNSPGAYTRVNNYIPWLLQNVGSHSP; encoded by the exons ATGGCGGTCACAGTCCTGTTGCTGTATTTTGGTCTTCTGGTGTCGGCGAGTTACGGAG ACTTGATAAAAACTTCCGGAGGGCTTGCCTTATCCAATGCCAAACAACCTGGAAGTGGTATCGCAACCAGTCAG AATGTTCGcccag aTTCTGGTCATTCTGGCTGTGGCGGTCCTGCCCAACTAACACATAACCACGGACATTTTTCCTCAACCAGAAACGCGTCAGTGACATTGTATGAAAATAATATCCAGTGTCATTGGAGGATCCACTCTACGTCTGGAAACATTATCCGGCTCCGGGCTCTCTCTTTTGATTTAGAAGATGATAACGA GTGCGACAATGACTATTTAGCCGTATACGACGGGAAGAACACACGATCGAATCTCATTGGGAAGTTCTGTGGTAACGCCAGCGTGGAGCTGATATCATCCGACCGATACCTGTCCCTGTTTTTTGTAACCAACAGTCACAGACAAGCTACAGGATTCAACTTCACCTACGACTTCGTACAAGCGTCAA CTGGATGTGGAGGGAACTTCTACAGATGTGCAAACAACCGGTGTGTCCCCAAACTTGGAATCTGTGACGGACACAACCAGTGTGGCGATGCCAGCGACGAAGAAAACTGTGCTACATCCG GTGCCTGTAGCGGTACAGAGCACGAGTGTCCCGACAACACGTGTATCCCCAAAGAATGGGTGTGTGACGGCAGTGACGACTGTGGCGATCTGGCGGACGAGGATAACTGTGGAAAACAAACAG GATTGTCTGGCTGTAGGAATAGTGCATGGCAAAATGGTACCTGCGGTTCCTTCAGCAGTATGGACTACACTGGACCAATCTCGGAGTATGAAAATGATACTGAATGTCATTGGGATATCAATGTTCCGGACGGCAAG TTTATCaagttgacctttgaccccgaCTTTGAGATAGAGGATGGCCATGCCGTTTGCGACACCGATCGACTTACTATATTAAATGGCAAAGACCATTCCCTTATAG ACGAATACTGTGGAATGACCGCTCCTGATCCAATCATCATCCCGAATGACCACGCACTGGTCAAGTTCTTCTCAGACGAAGAGTTGAGTTACAAGGGATTTATGATACATTGGGAAGCAGTAGACG CCGCTGGCCTGCCTACTGAAGTGAAACACGATGCTGGTCCCTATGGGTGTGACCAGTGGATTAACTACACGGGCCCGGGGATAATACAAACTCCCAACTTTGGTCCCGGGAACAACTACCTTGACAATACTACCTGTGTTTGGAGAATATTTGGCCCTGAAGGTTACGTTATCAAGGTACATTTTAACGAGTTTGGTGTGGAAGGCTCTTTTCTGTGTAAATTCGATAGTGTCCGAATTTACGATGGTCCTAGTACTGGGGACGATCTTCTTGCTACCATCTGTGGACGCAGACTGCCCAGAGATGAGTGGTCGAAATCAAATAACATGATGATTGCCTTCTACGCCGACAGGAGCTTCAATGCACAAGGACTCAACGCGACATTCGACGCTGTCAAAGTGGTGT CTAACCCTCAGTCACATGAATCGGCCTGTACCAAGAAAGTTACACTGAGAGGTGACCACGGCactctgacctctgacctctacGACGGGGCTACTGAGTACCCTAACGACTTATTTTGCCGCTGGACGATTGTTGCTCCCGCTGGCAAAGTCATCACACTAACCTTTAAT ACTTTTGAGACGGAGGAAGACAAAGATTGCCAAAATGATTTCCTTCGCATTACAGAAGGCCATAAGAATAGGCATTTATGTGGATTCGTGTACCCAGAATACATCACGAGCCACGGACGTAATATGGACATCCAGTTTGTGACGGATGAAAGCATCGGTGGATTCGGGTTCAATATAACTTACGACATCCACGATCCAATAC CCGATTGTCCCCATGCCGACGACTTCCGGTGTAATGACAACTCGTGTATACGTGTCAATCAAGTATGTAACGGCCAAAATGACTGTCCAGGAGGGACAGAGGAAATTGTATGCG GGAATGTTCCCACGTGCGGAATCCCTGCCATAACTCCATCTACTGGCAACACGAAAATTGTTGGCGGGAAGGTGGCTATCCCAAACAGTTTACCTTGGCAGGTGTCTCTCAGGTTTTTAGGTTCTCACATGTGTGGAGGGACATTGATTGCCCCACAGTGGATAGCTACAGCGGCTCATTGTTTTGAATA CAATAGAAATCCTAAGAACTGGAAAATTTACGCGGGGAAACAGCACGAGAAAAAGGATGATCCTCACCAACAGCTTAGAGACGTAGTCAAAATACTAATACACGACCAGTATAACTCAGCCGCATCGGACAACGACATTTCTTTGCTGAAGGTGGACCCGCCATTTTCGATCAATGATTTTGTCAGTGTTGCCTGCTTACCGACAGAAGAAGCTCCGGACGGAATGGAATGCATGTCGTCTGGATGGGGAGATACCAAGG GCACTGGCGGAGAAGGTCTTTTAAAACAAGTGACACTACCGGTGGTGAATTTACAGAAATGTAACGGATCTGACCTGTTGGATGGAGAGGTCACAGCCAACATGATCTGTGCAGGCTTCGACTCAGGTGGTCACGATACATGTCAG GGTGACAGTGGGGGACCATTCATCTGTAAACTGAGCGGGAAATGGCAGATGGAAGGAATAGTATCATGGGGATATGGGTGTGCAA
- the LOC117332188 gene encoding lactose-binding lectin l-2-like has protein sequence MTNNVRLFTDSKTWSEAQDECKNHDSNLVTIETQEENTWLKGIQFTQNNPWIGAYTDDARTVWRWVSDNSTLTYTDWRPGEPNDVGGNEDCVHLKSDGWNDGRCSIAFAFICEKQG, from the exons ATGACAAATAATGTTAGGTTATTCACTGACTCCAAGACGTGGTCGGAAGCACAG GACGAATGCAAGAACCATGATAGTAATCTTGTAACCATAGAAACTCAAGAAGAAAATACATGGCTGAAAGGCATCCAATTCACACAAA ATAACCCTTGGATTGGAGCATATACTGATGATGCACGGACCGTCTGGAGATGGGTGTCGGACAACTCTACACTTACATATACAGACTGGCGACCGGGTGAACCTAATGATGTGGGTGGTAACGAAGATTGTGTTCATTTGAAGTCCGATGGATGGAATGACGGAAGATGTTCAATTGCGTTCGCATTTATTTGCGAAAAACAAGGTTAG